caCGAATTGTTAACAGAAATGCGGTTTTGTGTTCTCTATAAATCTCTACTTATGTAGTTGCAAAAGTAGACTGTGCATCTTGCAACTTTGATAGACATGAAACTTCTTTCAAACTTGCAATGAAAGAATTTGGAAAATCAGATAGAATaccaaattgaaaaggaaaataggtAGAATTTAATCGGTACATGTGTCAGGATTCTTGTTGGTCCTTCTGACTGGATTGAGCTTTATGTATTCCAATTTCAGGATGGAAAGAAGAAATGTGCCAGCTCCATCCAACAGgtaaaaattatcatttcacTTCTGTCATTCTATTGCGATTTCATTTCAATTATGTATTAACCTCATGATAAGTACTTATTGATGTCATTTTATGCAGCTTGATTTTGCAGTGACAGTGTCTGCTCTGCTTGGTATTCCGTTTCCTTTTGGAAGGTGCCGTGTAAGCATGGTTTAGTTTTAACATTTGATCCGTTGCATGTTTATAATATATCCTTATTGACTGATGGTTTTCTAGGTAAACGAGACCACTTTCTTTACTTAGTTTGGCAGTTTCTGTTCTCTCCAATATGTCGTGAAAGTCATTGGTGTTGACAGAATGCTACAATATGTAGATCATTCTTAGACTTTCtatactggaaaaaaaaatttggcagCGGAGATGAGGTTGATCTCCTTTTCCATCCATTACCTTGATCAGTGATCTTTATTCCAATGAGCACTTTTGCTTGTGATAATATTTTCCCTGATTGCTCCTTTCTGTCATTGTACATAACAACATAATAATTATCGCTAGCAAAACAGATCATTGTATAATTGATGTGCAGACTAGCATTATTTTGTTGATCTATAATCTCACAACTGAATGTCCAAATATTGGATgtttataaatcttaatttttaaaagaacacTACTACTAAGCTGTGAAAGATATAAATTAACCAGCTTTGGTCTTTTGTATTAACTAATCTCTGGCTtgtaaaaacttgaaaatttccACTTGCTTCCAAAGTCATGTATCAGTTTTTTCACCTAGTAAAAGAGCTTCTTTGTCGCTTGGGATCACATTTTCAAGTTTGAGCTATTGCCTGTTGTCATTTACATTGCTTTTAGTTTGCTGCAATGGAATTTTCATCCAGAATAATGCttgtaagttttgttttttcagcaTCGGACGAGTTAATCCTGAGCTATATGCTTTAGGTGCTGGTACATGGAATTTGGGTGGCATAAATGCGAGGGATTCCTCCAATCTGTCAGAATTGGAGGAATGGTTACTGAATTATGTCAATGTACTCTGCATCAATTCCTGGCAGGTACATTTTCTTTGCTGGTCTTGAATATTAAATACACTTAAATAGCATGATATAAATTACATATTTTATTgctaatctatttatttttctaaattttaaactACATGGTTGTTTCATCTATACATTCCAAAGAGATCATGCCATTCCTGTGTCTTCTTTCACTGTTACCTGAAAATTTTCAGTAAATTGAGGAAGAAGATAgtgaaatctaaaaataaaacaaggatTAGATATTATCCTAATATcaagagataagaaaaaaataagaagcgTGTGCCATCTCCTTCAAGTATCTGCTAAAGAGACCTAAAAGGTTCGTAATGATGCCTCCATAGAGATGCCAAAAACATATTCTTTGGCTTTAATtacttgaggaaaaaaaaagagtagtcCTACCCACAAATCCTCCCATAAAAAATGAAGTACATGTCTACCTTTTGTATCATaggagggaagaaaaaaaaaaggatatatttATGAGAGCTTCTTGGGTTTGTAGcacagtgaaaaaaataattggtaaaGTAACatagaagagaaaatatttaGGAAAATAACACGGATTAACGAGTGGCAGATGCCAACTGCGACTGTCATTGAAGCATTTTTCATTACCAAGCGGAAGATTTATGTTAAATTGTCTAAGAAAATGAGTTCATTTAGTGAGTCGCAGATGCTATCTGCGACATGAGAGTTTCAGTTAGCATCTGCGACCTCTTTGAAGCATTATtccataaaaaatgattttgaaaaggaGTTCGTTACTCACGATACAAGTTATTCCAGCTGAAGAAAATTctaaacttgaataaaaaatataatttaccgagatatgaattaaaaattaattggtgTACGGTGCCTCACCACATAGCAATCACTTTTTTAGGTTTGTATCACAGTGGAGAGAACTCGGTCCAACAAATTAATTGGTGTCCAGTTtacatagtttaaaaaattgatatataggCAAGATGTCCTTAACAGGAAAACCAACTCCTTTTTGGCCAACCAAACCTTAAATAGGATAGAGCATGACAAATATTAAATTGCGACTCTCGAGTCATATATATCATCTACGACTTattaaactatgttattttctcTACTATGCTACttcaccaattattttttttcactgtgctacaaaacataaaaattcatacGTGTGATATACAAGAATTTCTTCGGACTTGCATGAGCAATAGAAGTTATCATGGTAGCATTTTAAACATTTACAGGGGACTACAATTGTTAGCGACCTTATTAGATTTTGGATTCTGGTTTGGAACCCCCATGATGGGCTGACCAGATCCATgtagtgatttaaaaaaaaaaaaaaaaagacttcatTTGAATAAGTTGAATGAGCTCTGAACTGCTGTCAACCACTTTTCAAAAAGAGGTGCAGGTTTCTGGCAGCTCCTTTGGCCATGTGTTAAAAAGATACAGAATtgtgcatttaaaaaataatgaacagtgTGTTATGTGGATGCATAACACTCTCCTATCTCAAATATTTGTATGGTATTAATACTTGTGATATGTGGATGTTGTCAAAATTTATGATCACACTTTGACCTATGAGTAAATGGCATCAATGGAAtgtaattcaaatatttaatcccatatgattatataatttttgcTGACATGCTTCAGAGGGTCTGATTTTATGTTTGTATTgtataatttgtatttatatgaatttgTACAATGGGATCTGAGCAGTTTGCATGTATATCTACCTTGTTGTAAAGATTCAGTTTTTAAGGAAAATGCCATAACCACTTACCTGACAAAGCTAAAGGCTGTACCCAAATCCCCTAGACCTTAAGTAGCAGCACATTTCCTCCACATCAGACCTGAGAAAATGTCTCATCACCACCCTCTCCAATCTTAGAAGGATATAGATAACAGAAAGGAATGCTAGACAAACAAGGCAGAATAAGTGTTGTCCACCTTAGGTAATACCAATAGCCTTTCAATTCTTGGTATaggaatttttaattatttgttggtCATTTGGTTGTGGATTAGCTGGAGGTGGTACATTGTCATCAACTGTGAAGATAAagttttatctttgttttcaactatttatatattccttttcttttccctgtaGGGGATGGGGTTTGGTGGAATTCGAACCACCACCGTTGCCTGTTTTCCACTTTGACTAATACTCTCTTAAGGCAATCTTGCAGTTATTCACCATCTCTATTTTCCAATGTGATGTTAACTCTCTTCTGCAGGTGAAAAGATACATTGATGTCTATTCAGCTTCATCTGTCATTGGATTTTCCTCTGAAGACTTGTTGCACATATCAAATGCATATGTTCAGGCAGAGCAGAATTGGGCAAACAGTACTAAGAACCTACTATTGCATAGAAATGAAAGAAGCCACACATTGTTACCTGCTCTTACAAggcaaattgatttttattttagcttCCTATCAAATGTCTCAGAGCTGGCTCGCTCCAAATGGACTGAATTTAATCTGAAGCTGATGGGAATTGGTCTCGGGACCATGTTAATTTCactctttataatatttcttgCCATTCAAAGAGTGAATAATCTGTATACGACTTCTCTTTTGTCTCCTGGAGGTTCTGGAATTtcctttgaattaatatttgcCTTCTTTGTTGTGGCAATACGTGCATGTAGCTTCCTGTCAAACAGTTTTATTTGTAAGTTCTGAGCCTGGCTAGCTTTTTCATGGTTTGAGAAGTGCTTTTCCTCCTTTCCTGACATCCCTTTTTTCTAAACCCTGATCTCAGTGGAGGAAGGAAAAGTGGCAAGTTTTCTTTTGGCCACCACCAGCATTGTCAGGCTACGTTCTTCAATCATGAAAAAGAAGATGCTATTTGAAGTACGTATTGGTGGCCTTAAAAGTTTGTCACATTATGTTGATGTTTATGATCAGAAAATATATCATAGATTGTTTTTGTGATGCTAATTTTCATGGGCTTCACCTTGCAGGCATTAAGTTTTCTGCTGTTGATATCCATTCTCAGATTTACCATTGAAGTTGGGCTGTCAAAGCAGGCTGCCACTTCTTTATTCCTGAGCGCGTCTCCTTCATGGGTGCTTGGGGTTGCCCCAGGTCATCCACTGTGGACATACATGGCTGAAATTGGCCCAATTCTTGCTGtcatattattggcatgcttgcTATGCAGGACCATCGCCAACAGCATTTTTGGGGGACTTTGGAAGTATATTACCATGGCAACCATTTTAAGCTATGTGCTTATAGCAGTGTATTGGGGAGCTGAAAGTAGCATACCGACCCTAGCACTGTTGCTTCAAGGAATGGCAAAAGGTCACATCCCAAGAATGATTTATGCAATTGGGCTGGGTCAACTGCTTTTGTTTGCGGTTGCACATTTGTTTGTTAAAGATAGAGAGTTAGATTACAAGAGGAGCTTGGTAGTGAAAACAGTATCCATTTTATCTGCTTGGAGTCCAACAATCATCATTCTGTCAGGAAAACAAGGTTCCTTGGTAGCATTGGCACTGATAATTGGAGGtgcttattttcttaatattcttTTGGTATTACATCAAATTGCATCATGTTGAGCTGTTGTCTTACTTGAgtcctttgtttttcttctgtttaGTAGTATTTTCATAAGTGATTATTGGTGCACTATTTTACAAAGGATTAGGCTCATAGAAAGTCTCTGTTTACAGGTTATTGCATAGTGAAGTTGGAAAGTGTGGAAGACAGTGACTCTGATGCTATTTTTACTTTCAACCCTCTTGCTATTGCACAGTGGAACCTCTTAGCTGTGTGTCTATTTTTTGCCACTGGTCATTGGTGAGATGCTTGTGATCTACTCTGATGCTTGTGCATATGTTGCGtatatttttgtctttaaattttattattattattcgtGACTATATGTAGTTGACTAACACTGGAAGCAGATTTACTTATCATGTAGTTTTGAAACTCTAATTTAAGCAGCTTTACTAATCCATccaatatatatttcataaccTCACACCTCTCTCCCTGCAGGTGTGCATTTGATGGCCTGCGGTATGGTGCTGCATTTATTGGGTGAGTCTTGGGTATGGGAGTGCATGCAGACATATTGCGCGattcttaaattaattgctAATGATAATGCAGATGATGTGGTAGTGCTCCATCCGCAGGGGTAAATTACCATTGCCAATTGACTTATTTTTAGCCTATTCCATATTTCAGGTTTGATGAATTTGTCCTTGTTCGTCAAGCGATCCTTCTTACAATAGATACATTTGGCTTTTCTCACATTCTTCCTGTTCTTGCACTTCCATTTCTGGCTGTTtgcaattttttgtttggtCAGAATGACCATGGGAAGGATTTTCGTTTCACCCAGTTGTCTCAGGTTAGTTAATTGCCTGAACATCACTGTTGGTCATGCTCCctgcaatttttatatatttctgcCCTCGCTTTTAAAGAAGTTCttgtgtgatttttatttttcttcttttattttcaagaatgtCATAACCAGTGGCAGAGACTTATTATAGATCTTCTTCCATTTTTCAGATGTATATGATGTATGGACTTATTACTGCCACCACGGTCACTGTCACCATAATATGCGTTACCATTCAAAGGCGCCATCTAATGGTATTGGATCATTTAAACATTCCGTACTAGCCTGCATTGAACACCTACTGACATTTTGTTTGCTTCCGACTCCATGCAGGTATGGGGACTATTTGCtccaaaatttgtttttgatgtggTCGGCCTTGTTCTTACCGATGCGCTGATTTGCCTAGCTTCACTTTTATACTCTGGTCGACTAGAGGATGATGATACACAGGCGGTTCAGAGAACTGAACAGTAAATTTCTCAAAAGTCACAAGGGATTAACCACTGCCCACTCCATGGGGATTTATATGCAAGGTTAGtatgagagagagaaacatTAGATATCCGAGTCAAATTTACTTCATAATAATGTCTGTCAATCGGTCTGTTCATAGTAACACAAGCATTCTTGCGGCTCCCTTTTTACACCTAGGAGCAGGTCCAATTTTGTAATGTTGTTTCATGGGATAATGAGATGGATGACTTGGCATACTGTAGTCTGTGTGCGTGAACTCTGCTAGTAGTGGATTCCATCCCAGCCATTAATTAACCATTTCGAAAGGAGCCCAATCTACAACTTGCATAGATTAGAAATTGAGATTCTTAAGTGATAAGCAGTTTCATGGTGGATTTTGAGGAAAAATCCGAGCTTCTAAAACCGGGGACAGCAGCAATGGTTCGAAAAAACTAGTTTGTAGGATGATTTTATCAAGCCCGTCCCTGTTTTCTTAAAAGAATCCGCCACAGCTTAAAACATAAGAGCCTTTCCTATTATGATGCTTTATTTAGTTTCTAGCAGCTgagttttgatatatatatatatatatatatatatatatatatatatatataagcaactttctaatttttttttgttttctggaaCGGTGGATTCCCAGAGTAGAAGGGACCTTGTTTATGGATACTTGACACTGGGTGGTAAAAGATGCTCCCTCTGTCACGGTAACAAGAGCTAAAGGACAAAATGTTCGAGTCAGCTATTTAATTACTTGTCTCCAAATtatagtttgtttattttttattttaaaaggtgattttaaaaaaatatataatatttttttttatttagttttaaatttatcgTTTTGAAGtgctatattaaaaattttaaaaaaatattattctaatatatattgTACTTTATACTGAACTAATTTGGCAGGTTAATGGAGAAACCTTGCGAGAGAAgttgaattgagaaaaatattgatggGGCAACTTTTCCTGGTTGCTTTATTTATAATCCAACCGAACTAGACCTAATAAATTGACTTCATACGAGTTGTCGAATCTAGTTTTAACAACTGTAACTCCAATATGAATGGATGACGTCATTCCTTCTCTAACATTCCCTTCccaagtaagttttttttttttttttccttgtcgaAGCACGTGCTCCTCCATAGGTGGTGGCCGTAATGCTAAAAATCTTACCAAACAAGGGACGCGAACCTTTCAACAAACTCTATGCTTGAGGACAAAATCTTAGTATCCCTTCGAAGTTCCATGTACATCTCAACTACTTGTCGTTTTACATATATTTCGGTTACTCCACTCCACTCGCCTTGGCCAGCTTTCACTTTGTGAATTAACACACCATAATTGtatggaaatttttttatatatattttcgaattattttgaaatatcaatggaaaatatattaaaaaattagtttaatatatttataaataaaaaatgttttaaaaaaatcttctatTAAGCTGCCATGATTACCGACAGCGTCAAGCACATCTAATCTTTTCATTTGCAGATAGAAAATGACATGCACACAGAGGGAGATCTTTCAAAGAGATTAGAGCCATCCATGTTAAGTAGAGATCGACAGTTGATAAGGTCCTTgtttattaactttaacaatATGGACGGCTACGCCACTGGCCCCTGATTGCATCACTCCGAACCTTTCCACCTCACATTGAAGGGACAGCTTCTTTCGAAGAAATCTCAATGTCGCCTGCCTCTGAATATATTATCCCATTATCAATTTAGTTTCTAAATATTCTTACATATCAATTTTACttcaaatatacttttaatgTTAAACAATTCAATTCATCTGGCAGTTGAAATATCACTGAAGAACAATTTTAGAGCCGTCGTTCATGGCAAATTTCCTCGACTTCCCTGCCTTCCTATCAGTAAAGTTGACCAAGTAAGGCcatatttattatgatttgacGATAAGATTATCTTTTAGGTATATTAAAgcttattttagaatttttt
This region of Populus alba chromosome 3, ASM523922v2, whole genome shotgun sequence genomic DNA includes:
- the LOC118037904 gene encoding uncharacterized protein — encoded protein: MGRRWWMKWYSWVILVAHVFAILIFTRGFLLTRTELPYYSHGSDISQSPCFSSTSTNHSWNKPVVDRLVIIVLDAIRFDFVAPSVFFQEKKAWMDKLSVLQKMAFAEGSSAKIFKAIADPPTTSLQRLKGLTTGGLPTFIDVGNSFGAPAIVEDNFIHQLVENGKRVVMMGDDTWIQLFPHHFNNSHPYPSFNVKDLHTVDNGCIEHLFPALYQDDWDVLIAHFLGVDHAGHIFGVDSLPMIEKLEQYNLMLEKVIKVLGSQSEPGGLHENTFLLVMGDHGQTLNGDHGGGSAEEVETSIFAMSFKKPPTSIPSELDTSSCKLDLDGKKKCASSIQQLDFAVTVSALLGIPFPFGSIGRVNPELYALGAGTWNLGGINARDSSNLSELEEWLLNYVNVLCINSWQVKRYIDVYSASSVIGFSSEDLLHISNAYVQAEQNWANSTKNLLLHRNERSHTLLPALTRQIDFYFSFLSNVSELARSKWTEFNLKLMGIGLGTMLISLFIIFLAIQRVNNLYTTSLLSPGGSGISFELIFAFFVVAIRACSFLSNSFILEEGKVASFLLATTSIVRLRSSIMKKKMLFEALSFLLLISILRFTIEVGLSKQAATSLFLSASPSWVLGVAPGHPLWTYMAEIGPILAVILLACLLCRTIANSIFGGLWKYITMATILSYVLIAVYWGAESSIPTLALLLQGMAKGHIPRMIYAIGLGQLLLFAVAHLFVKDRELDYKRSLVVKTVSILSAWSPTIIILSGKQGSLVALALIIGGYCIVKLESVEDSDSDAIFTFNPLAIAQWNLLAVCLFFATGHWCAFDGLRYGAAFIGFDEFVLVRQAILLTIDTFGFSHILPVLALPFLAVCNFLFGQNDHGKDFRFTQLSQMYMMYGLITATTVTVTIICVTIQRRHLMVWGLFAPKFVFDVVGLVLTDALICLASLLYSGRLEDDDTQAVQRTEQ